The Myxococcota bacterium genome includes a window with the following:
- a CDS encoding NAD(P)/FAD-dependent oxidoreductase gives MTTPASSAIRIDPATGRKSFATRAAKASDRIVGKGYSVQTDASLTTLPELPPGAVFNAEEQAKYRAFKEVRRGAADYMAMEGEFARYLDDVYSAPPVPREALEDECEVVVVGAGLAGLLLWHKLQGAGFTDVRFCEKGGDVGGTWYWNRYPGIACDVEAYSYLPLLEEMEYIPSMKFASGFEILEYCQRMAEKFGFYERCLFHTTVLETVWDEAAGRWTVITDRGDRMRARFVILANGILTSPKLARIEGMSTFRGDSFHTSRWDYRVDLTGKVVGIIGTGATAVQVIPEIARIVKSLYVFQRTPSSIDVRDQRATSEEEYKSWPNEPGWARARRARFAKISNGRTALEANDDYLAGKVPDWKERKQYERALSMEELLEKQLDTNFRIMEQIRARVDAIVQDPKTAAALKPYYPWGCKRPTFHDEFLPTFNLPHVHLVDTAPRGVQRINEKGVVHDGVEYALDVLIYATGFEWMATSTFNMIRGREGRTLKEKWETEGTKTFLGLHSAGFPNLFIVSGPQGGGGSFNFTDAIDAHADYIVWMLETMRSRGARVVDVRPEPELQYAEHCRQADVATAPLRDCLSYYNGHGDAKPGSLAYYGGNRWHKYRREAQETLAPYLFG, from the coding sequence GTGACCACCCCCGCGTCGAGTGCGATCCGGATCGACCCCGCCACCGGACGGAAGTCCTTTGCGACGCGTGCGGCGAAGGCGAGCGACCGCATCGTGGGCAAGGGCTACTCGGTGCAGACCGACGCATCGCTCACGACGCTGCCCGAGCTCCCGCCCGGCGCCGTGTTCAACGCCGAAGAGCAGGCGAAATACCGCGCGTTCAAGGAGGTGCGGCGCGGCGCGGCGGACTACATGGCCATGGAGGGCGAGTTCGCCCGGTACCTCGACGACGTCTACTCCGCGCCGCCGGTGCCGCGAGAAGCGCTCGAGGACGAGTGCGAGGTCGTCGTGGTCGGCGCCGGGCTGGCGGGGCTCTTGCTCTGGCACAAGCTCCAAGGCGCGGGCTTCACGGACGTGCGCTTCTGCGAGAAGGGCGGCGACGTCGGCGGCACCTGGTACTGGAACCGCTACCCGGGCATCGCCTGCGACGTGGAGGCCTACAGCTATCTGCCGCTGCTCGAGGAGATGGAATACATCCCGAGCATGAAGTTCGCGTCGGGCTTCGAGATCCTGGAGTACTGCCAGCGCATGGCCGAGAAGTTCGGCTTCTACGAGCGCTGTCTGTTCCACACCACCGTCCTCGAGACGGTCTGGGACGAGGCGGCCGGGCGCTGGACCGTGATCACCGACCGCGGCGACCGCATGCGCGCGCGCTTCGTGATCCTGGCCAACGGCATCCTGACCAGTCCGAAGCTCGCGCGCATCGAGGGCATGAGCACGTTCCGCGGTGACTCGTTCCACACCTCGCGTTGGGACTACCGCGTGGATCTCACCGGGAAGGTGGTCGGCATCATCGGCACGGGCGCGACGGCCGTGCAGGTGATTCCCGAGATCGCCCGCATCGTGAAGTCACTCTACGTCTTCCAGCGCACGCCCTCGTCGATCGACGTACGCGACCAGCGTGCGACGAGCGAAGAGGAGTACAAGAGCTGGCCCAACGAGCCAGGCTGGGCGCGCGCACGCCGCGCGCGCTTCGCGAAGATCTCCAATGGGCGCACGGCGCTCGAGGCGAATGACGACTACCTGGCCGGCAAGGTGCCCGACTGGAAGGAGCGCAAGCAATACGAGCGCGCGCTCAGCATGGAGGAGCTGCTCGAGAAACAGCTCGACACCAACTTCCGGATCATGGAGCAGATCCGCGCGCGCGTGGATGCGATCGTCCAGGATCCCAAGACGGCGGCGGCGCTGAAGCCCTACTACCCCTGGGGCTGCAAGCGGCCGACTTTCCACGACGAGTTCCTGCCCACCTTCAACCTGCCGCACGTTCACCTGGTCGACACCGCGCCGCGCGGCGTGCAGCGGATCAACGAGAAGGGCGTGGTGCACGACGGCGTGGAGTACGCGCTCGACGTGCTGATCTACGCCACCGGCTTCGAGTGGATGGCGACCTCGACCTTCAACATGATCCGAGGGCGCGAGGGCCGCACGCTCAAAGAGAAGTGGGAGACCGAGGGCACCAAGACCTTCCTCGGGCTGCACAGCGCCGGCTTCCCCAATCTGTTCATCGTCTCGGGTCCGCAGGGAGGCGGCGGCAGCTTCAACTTCACCGACGCGATCGACGCGCACGCCGACTACATCGTGTGGATGCTCGAAACCATGCGCAGCCGCGGCGCGCGCGTCGTCGACGTGAGACCCGAGCCGGAGCTCCAGTACGCGGAGCACTGCCGGCAGGCGGACGTTGCGACCGCGCCGCTCCGTGACTGCCTCTCGTATTACAACGGTCACGGCGACGCCAAGCCTGGCAGCCTCGCGTACTACGGCGGCAACCGCTGGCACAAGTACCGGCGCGAGGCGCAGGAGACACTCGCGCCGTACCTGTTCGGCTAG
- a CDS encoding Gfo/Idh/MocA family oxidoreductase — protein sequence MSESSSRARTPLRFGILGAARIAPMALTRPAKSVAEAEVLAVAARDPAKARAFAAKHGIPRVHDSYEALLADPELDAIYNPLPNGLHCEWTIRALRAGKHVLCEKPIASNAAQAQQMADVARETGRVLVEAFHWRYHPLAQRVKQLLADGAIGAPRHYEAVLAIPLGFMRNDIRWSWELAGGALMDAGCYTVSMVRHLSEAEPEVVSAQALLWSPQVDRRMDAKLRFADRRSAAIIASMWSRTLLKMALRVEGERGEIRVFNPIAPHFYHRLSVRTPKGKTVEHVAGEPTYTCQLRAFIDHVRNGTPVPTGPDDAVANMRVIDAVYRAAGLQPRAT from the coding sequence ATGAGTGAGTCGAGCTCGCGAGCCCGGACTCCCCTGCGCTTCGGCATCCTCGGCGCGGCGCGCATCGCGCCGATGGCGTTGACCCGTCCGGCGAAGAGCGTGGCGGAGGCGGAAGTCCTGGCGGTCGCGGCGCGCGACCCCGCGAAGGCGCGCGCTTTCGCGGCCAAGCACGGCATCCCCCGCGTGCACGACTCCTACGAAGCCTTGCTCGCCGATCCCGAGCTCGACGCGATCTACAACCCGCTTCCCAACGGCTTGCACTGTGAGTGGACGATCCGCGCGCTGCGTGCCGGCAAGCACGTGCTGTGCGAGAAGCCGATCGCCTCGAACGCCGCCCAGGCGCAGCAGATGGCCGACGTCGCGCGCGAGACCGGGCGCGTGCTCGTCGAGGCCTTCCACTGGCGCTACCACCCGCTCGCCCAGCGTGTGAAGCAGCTGCTCGCCGACGGCGCCATCGGCGCGCCGCGCCACTATGAGGCGGTGCTCGCCATTCCGCTCGGCTTCATGCGGAACGACATCCGCTGGAGCTGGGAGCTCGCGGGTGGCGCGCTGATGGACGCCGGCTGTTACACGGTCTCGATGGTGCGCCACCTCTCCGAAGCAGAGCCCGAGGTCGTGAGCGCGCAGGCGCTGCTCTGGTCGCCGCAAGTGGACCGCCGCATGGACGCGAAGCTGCGCTTCGCCGACCGGCGCAGCGCCGCGATCATCGCGTCGATGTGGTCCCGTACCCTGCTCAAGATGGCGCTGCGCGTCGAGGGAGAGCGCGGGGAGATCCGCGTCTTCAACCCGATCGCACCGCACTTCTACCACCGACTCAGTGTCCGCACGCCCAAGGGCAAGACGGTCGAGCATGTGGCGGGCGAGCCGACTTACACCTGCCAGCTGCGCGCCTTCATCGACCACGTGCGCAACGGCACGCCGGTCCCGACCGGCCCGGACGACGCCGTCGCGAACATGCGCGTGATCGACGCCGTGTATCGCGCCGCCGGACTCCAGCCGCGGGCGACCTGA